In a single window of the Mus musculus strain C57BL/6J chromosome 6, GRCm38.p6 C57BL/6J genome:
- the Tas2r129 gene encoding taste receptor type 2 member 129 — translation MDGIVQNMFTFIVIVEIIIGWIGNGFIALVNCIHWYKRRKISALNQILTALAFSRIYLLLTVFTVIAVSTLYTHVLVTRRVVKLINFHLLFSNHFSMWLAACLGLYYFLKIAHFPNSIFVYLKMRINQVVSGTLLMSLGLLFLNTLLINSYIDTKIDDYREHLLYDFTSNNTASFYRVILVINNCIFTSIPFTLSQSTFLLLIFSLWRHYKKMQQHAQRCRDVLADAHIRVLQTMVTYVLLCAIFFLSLSMQILRSELLKNILYVRFCEIVAAVFPSGHSCVLICRDTNLRGTFLSVLSWLKQRFTSWIPNINCRSSCIF, via the coding sequence ATGGATGGAATCGTACAGAACATGTTTACATTCATTGTAATTGTGGAAATAATAATAGGATGGATTGGAAATGGATTCATAGCTCTGGTGAACTGCATACACTGGTACAAGAGAAGAAAGATCTCTGCACTGAATCAAATACTCACAGCCTTGGCTTTCTCCAGAATCTACCTTCTTTTAACAGTATTCACTGTTATAGCAGTGTCTACGCTATACACACACGTGTTGGTAACTAGAAGAGTGGTAAAACTGATTAATTTCCATTTGCTTTTCAGCAATCATTTTAGCATGTGGCTTGCTGCATGCCTTGgcctttattattttcttaaaatagctCATTTTCCTAACTCTATTTTTGTTTACTTAAAGATGAGAATTAACCAGGTGGTTTCAGGGACTTTGCTCATGTCTTTGGGCCTCTTGTTTCTAAACACTCTGCTGATAAACTCATACATTGATACCAAGATAGATGACTACAGAGAACATCTACTGTATGATTTCACTTCGAATAATACTGCTTCATTTTACAGGGTTATTTTAGTCATTAACAACTGTATTTTCACATCTATACCCTTTACACTTTCCCAGTCCACTTTTCTCCTGCTCATCTTCTCCCTGTGGAGACATTACAAGAAGATGCAACAGCATGCACAAAGATGCAGAGATGTCCTTGCAGATGCCCACATCAGAGTCTTGCAAACCATGGTCACCTATGTCCTACTCTGtgccattttctttctgtctctttccatgCAAATTTTGAGGAGTGAGTTGTTGAAGAACATTCTTTACGTTAGGTTCTGCGAGATTGTTGCAGCAGTTTTTCCTTCAGGACACTCCTGTGTCTTAATCTGTAGAGACACAAACCTGAGAGGGACCTTTCTTTCTGTGCTATCGTGGCTGAAGCAGAGGTTTACATCATGGATTCCTAACATAAATTGCAGATCATCTTGCATATTCTAA
- the Tas2r131 gene encoding taste receptor type 2 member 42, protein MYMILVRAVFITGMLGNMFIGLANCSDWVKNQKITFINFIMVCLAASRISSVLMLFIDATIQELAPHFYYSYRLVKCSDIFWVITDQLSTWLATCLSIFYLFKVAHISHPLFLWFKWRLRGVLVVFLVFSLFLLISYFLLLETLPIWGDIYVTLKNNLTLFSGTIKTTAFQKIIVFDIIYLVPFLVSLASLLLLFLSLVKHSRSLDLISTTSEDSRTKIHKKAMKMLVSFLILFIIHIFFMQLARWLLFLFPMSRPINFILTLNIFALTHSFILILGNSNLRQRAMRILQHLKSQLQELILSLHRFSSLY, encoded by the coding sequence ATGTATATGATACTGGTAAGAGCAGTATTTATAACTGGAATGCTGGGAAATATGTTCATTGGACTGGCAAACTGCTCTGACTGGGTCAAGAACCAGAAAATCACCTTCATCAACTTCATCATGGTCTGTTTGGCAGCTTCCAGAATCAGCTCTGTGCTGATGTTATTTATTGATGCAACCATACAAGAACTAGCGCctcatttctattattcttaccGTCTAGTAAAATGCTCTGATATATTCTGGGTTATAACTGATCAACTATCAACATGGCTTGCCACCTGCCTGAGCATATTCTACTTATTCAAAGTAGCCCACATTTcccatccccttttcctctgGTTTAAGTGGAGATTGAGAGGTGtgcttgttgtttttcttgtattttctttgttcttattGATTTCTTATTTTCTACTGCTTGAAACACTTCCTATTTGGGGAGATATTTATGTAACCCTTAAAAACAATCTGACCTTATTTTCAGGTACAATTAAGACCACTGCTTTTCAAAAGATAATTGTTTTTGATATAATATATTTAGTCCCATTTCTTGTGTCCCTAGCATCATtgctccttttatttttgtccttGGTGAAACACTCCCGAAGCCTTGACCTGATTTCTACCACTTCTGAAGATTCCAGAACCAAGATTCATAAGAAGGCCATGAAAATGCTGGTGTCTTTCCTCATTCTCTTTATAATTCACATTTTTTTCATGCAGTTAGCACGGtggttattatttttgtttccaatGAGCAGGCCAATTAATTTCATCTTAACATTAAATATCTTTGCCTTAACTCACTCATTTATTCTCATCCTGGGAAATAGCAATCTTCGACAGAGAGCAATGAGGATCCTGCAACATCTTAAAAGCCAGCTTCAAGAGCTGATCCTCTCCCTTCATAGATTCTCCAGTCTTTACTAG